In the Hyphomonadaceae bacterium BL14 genome, one interval contains:
- a CDS encoding sulfite exporter TauE/SafE family protein: MTTLVILITVFLSAIVSAMLGMAGGLVLMGVLALVLPVPAAMVTHGVVQSVSNGWRAVLLRRFILWKALGFYLIGSALAGLGLLAVQLTLDRAWLLIALGCVPMLVWLPAGRWSLDAARPVHGVAAGFLVTGLNVIAGVSGPLLDVFFQNTGIDRRAIVATKAASQVAAHGVKIAYYTGPALAVSDAGLLWLIALAVPFSIAGTTLGARVLARMSEAVFRRWTKRVVTGIGLVYLVMGAAEMV, translated from the coding sequence ATGACCACGCTTGTCATCCTGATCACAGTTTTTCTCAGCGCCATCGTGTCGGCCATGCTCGGCATGGCCGGCGGGCTGGTGCTGATGGGGGTGCTGGCGCTGGTCCTGCCGGTGCCTGCGGCCATGGTGACCCATGGCGTGGTGCAGAGCGTGTCCAATGGCTGGCGCGCCGTGCTGCTGCGCCGCTTCATCCTGTGGAAGGCGCTGGGGTTCTACCTCATCGGATCGGCGCTGGCGGGGCTGGGATTGCTGGCGGTGCAGCTCACGCTGGACCGGGCCTGGCTGCTGATCGCTCTGGGCTGCGTACCGATGCTGGTCTGGCTGCCGGCCGGGCGCTGGTCGCTGGATGCGGCGCGGCCCGTCCATGGCGTGGCGGCAGGATTTCTGGTCACCGGGCTGAATGTGATCGCCGGGGTTTCGGGGCCCTTGCTGGACGTGTTTTTCCAGAATACCGGCATTGACCGGCGCGCCATTGTCGCCACCAAGGCCGCCAGCCAGGTGGCCGCCCATGGCGTCAAGATCGCCTATTACACGGGCCCGGCGCTGGCGGTCAGTGATGCCGGATTGCTCTGGCTCATTGCGCTGGCTGTGCCGTTCTCCATCGCGGGCACGACGCTGGGCGCGCGGGTGCTGGCGCGCATGAGCGAGGCGGTGTTCCGCCGGTGGACGAAGCGCGTGGTCACGGGCATCGGCCTGGTTTATCTGGTCATGGGCGCAGCGGAGATGGTGTGA
- a CDS encoding (deoxy)nucleoside triphosphate pyrophosphohydrolase, translating into MMVTSPASILLVAACALVDSGGRVLIARRPQGKAFAGSWEFPGGKLEPGESPEQAVVRELREELGVEPCEQCLQPFAFASCPVEGGQRWLVMPLFVCRRWDGFVDPKEGQEIAWVRPERLSDYPLLPADRPLAAELRDRLEGVKAS; encoded by the coding sequence ATGATGGTCACAAGTCCGGCGTCCATCCTGCTGGTCGCAGCCTGTGCGCTGGTGGATTCAGGCGGGCGCGTGCTGATCGCGCGCCGGCCGCAAGGCAAGGCGTTCGCCGGGTCCTGGGAGTTTCCAGGCGGCAAGCTGGAGCCGGGAGAGAGTCCCGAACAGGCCGTCGTGCGCGAGCTGCGCGAAGAGCTGGGAGTTGAGCCATGCGAACAGTGCCTGCAACCCTTCGCTTTCGCATCCTGCCCGGTCGAGGGCGGGCAGCGCTGGCTTGTGATGCCGCTGTTTGTGTGCCGGCGCTGGGACGGGTTCGTCGACCCGAAGGAAGGCCAGGAGATCGCCTGGGTGCGCCCGGAGCGGCTGAGCGATTATCCGCTCTTGCCCGCGGACCGGCCGCTGGCCGCCGAGCTGCGCGACCGGCTGGAGGGCGTGAAGGCGTCCTGA
- a CDS encoding acyl-CoA dehydrogenase family protein: MNFEYSDVCKDYLKRLRAFMDSHVYPNEHTYHEQLKGFGENRWQVLPIIEELKAKAKEAGLWNLFLPDSDQGAGLSNADYAPLAEEMGRVPWSSEVFNCAAPDTGNMEVLVRYGTKAQQDQWLTPLLKGEIRSAFLMTEPAVASSDATNIECSIRRDGDDYVINGVKWWSSGAGDPRCKVFILMGKTDPDAETYRQQSMILVPADAPGVTILRHLPVFGYDDAPHGHMEVKLENVRVPASNMLLGEGRGFEIAQGRLGPGRIHHCMRTIGAAERALELMVRRAMSREAFGKRVIQHSIWEHRIAKARIDIECTRLLTLKAAWMMDTVGNKAARGEIAMIKVAAPRVALQVIDDAIQVHGGGGVSDDFPLAAAYAGIRTLRIADGPDEVHERTIARLEAKRWLNEA; encoded by the coding sequence ATGAACTTTGAATATTCCGACGTGTGCAAGGACTACCTCAAGCGCCTGCGCGCCTTCATGGACAGCCACGTCTACCCCAATGAGCACACCTATCACGAACAGCTCAAAGGCTTTGGCGAGAACCGCTGGCAGGTGCTGCCGATCATCGAAGAGCTGAAAGCCAAGGCCAAAGAGGCCGGACTTTGGAATCTCTTCCTGCCCGATTCCGATCAGGGCGCGGGCCTGTCCAATGCCGACTACGCCCCGCTGGCCGAGGAAATGGGCCGGGTGCCCTGGTCCTCGGAGGTGTTCAACTGCGCCGCGCCGGACACCGGCAATATGGAAGTTCTGGTGCGCTACGGCACGAAAGCCCAGCAGGACCAGTGGCTGACGCCGCTGCTGAAGGGCGAGATCCGCTCGGCCTTCCTGATGACCGAACCGGCGGTGGCGTCTTCGGATGCGACCAATATCGAATGCTCGATCCGGCGTGATGGCGATGACTATGTGATCAACGGCGTGAAATGGTGGAGCTCGGGCGCCGGCGATCCGCGCTGCAAGGTCTTTATCCTGATGGGCAAGACCGATCCGGACGCCGAGACTTACCGCCAGCAATCCATGATCCTGGTGCCCGCCGACGCGCCGGGCGTAACCATCCTGCGCCACCTGCCGGTGTTCGGCTATGACGACGCGCCCCACGGCCATATGGAAGTGAAGCTGGAGAATGTGCGCGTGCCGGCCAGCAACATGCTGCTGGGCGAAGGCCGGGGCTTTGAAATTGCGCAAGGCCGGCTCGGGCCGGGGCGCATCCACCACTGCATGCGCACGATCGGCGCGGCGGAGCGGGCGCTGGAGCTGATGGTGCGCCGCGCCATGAGCCGGGAAGCCTTCGGCAAGCGCGTGATCCAGCATTCCATCTGGGAGCACCGCATCGCCAAGGCCCGCATCGATATCGAATGCACGCGCCTGCTGACCCTGAAAGCTGCCTGGATGATGGACACGGTGGGCAACAAGGCGGCCCGCGGCGAGATCGCCATGATCAAGGTCGCCGCCCCGCGCGTCGCCCTGCAGGTCATTGACGACGCCATCCAGGTCCATGGCGGCGGCGGGGTCAGCGATGACTTCCCGCTGGCGGCGGCCTATGCCGGCATCCGCACCCTGCGCATCGCCGACGGCCCGGACGAGGTGCACGAGCGCACCATCGCCCGGCTGGAAGCCAAGCGCTGGCTCAACGAGGCCTGA
- a CDS encoding peptidylprolyl isomerase, which produces MTVNQARPLSLLYALSMAALAGACLAACSGSDEGETATAGRSGADHLRFMEDRSGAGTPAARVGNAVITVEDVRREARARDLSDDPDALEPGNPVFREALEALIDQRLLALEAVRLRLHETPQARERLADAEERILGNVLMETEVADAVSDDAVRRVYEEQSRLVPPQDEVRARHILVASRDEAREVLRQLEDGADFAALARQVSLDPATRLEGGDIGYFTAAGILPEFARVAFATPRGEISAPFQTEAGWHVLTVIDRRAQPRPSLDTMRPSIVRFLTMQRIDSLLETIRQRYPVTITAARAPAELRRPVPEQADGAEGDDGAAEADDGTGNDPAPGRR; this is translated from the coding sequence TTGACTGTCAATCAAGCCCGCCCGCTCAGCCTGCTGTATGCCCTGTCCATGGCCGCCCTGGCGGGGGCCTGTCTGGCCGCCTGCAGCGGGTCTGACGAGGGTGAAACCGCCACGGCCGGCCGCTCCGGTGCAGACCATCTGCGCTTCATGGAAGACCGCTCCGGTGCCGGAACGCCTGCGGCCCGTGTGGGCAATGCCGTGATCACGGTGGAGGATGTGCGCCGCGAGGCGCGCGCGCGCGATCTCAGCGATGATCCCGATGCGCTGGAGCCGGGCAATCCGGTGTTCCGCGAGGCGCTGGAGGCGCTGATCGATCAGCGCCTGCTGGCGCTGGAGGCGGTGCGCCTGCGCCTGCATGAAACCCCGCAGGCGCGCGAGCGCCTGGCCGATGCCGAAGAGCGCATTCTGGGCAATGTGCTGATGGAGACCGAGGTCGCCGACGCTGTGTCGGATGACGCCGTGCGCCGGGTTTATGAGGAGCAGAGCCGTCTGGTCCCGCCCCAGGACGAGGTGCGTGCGCGCCATATCCTGGTGGCCTCACGCGATGAGGCACGCGAAGTGCTGCGCCAGCTGGAGGACGGTGCCGATTTCGCGGCCCTGGCCCGCCAGGTCAGCCTGGACCCTGCCACGCGTCTCGAAGGCGGCGATATCGGCTATTTCACCGCTGCCGGCATCCTGCCCGAATTTGCCCGTGTGGCGTTCGCCACCCCGCGCGGCGAGATCAGTGCGCCATTCCAGACCGAAGCGGGCTGGCATGTGCTCACCGTGATCGACCGGCGCGCCCAGCCGCGCCCGTCGCTCGATACGATGCGGCCCAGCATCGTGCGCTTCCTGACCATGCAGCGCATCGACTCGCTGCTCGAAACCATACGTCAGCGCTATCCCGTCACCATCACTGCAGCGCGCGCGCCCGCCGAGCTGCGCCGCCCCGTGCCCGAGCAGGCCGACGGGGCAGAGGGGGATGACGGTGCCGCTGAAGCGGATGACGGCACCGGGAACGATCCGGCCCCCGGCCGGCGTTAG
- a CDS encoding Flp family type IVb pilin: protein MGAPGAAERLSALARGPAAGRRAARPAGGREGVLSDCAGTTAIEYALIAGLIALAVIVGISALGVGNGGMWANIEAEVSAALAGG, encoded by the coding sequence CTGGGTGCGCCCGGAGCGGCTGAGCGATTATCCGCTCTTGCCCGCGGACCGGCCGCTGGCCGCCGAGCTGCGCGACCGGCTGGAGGGCGTGAAGGCGTCCTGAGCGACTGCGCTGGCACCACCGCCATTGAATACGCCCTGATCGCCGGCCTGATTGCTCTGGCGGTCATTGTCGGCATATCCGCGCTGGGCGTGGGCAATGGCGGCATGTGGGCGAATATCGAAGCCGAGGTGAGCGCCGCTCTGGCCGGCGGCTAG
- a CDS encoding GNAT family N-acetyltransferase, with product MQLVTAILEDAHVCLEPLIEGHREALRAPADDPDIWAFMTQRGDGAHFDAWFDKMLSASAGPGQISHAVIDAASGSCVGHTAFLEISASHARAEIGWTWYGAGVRGGAVNPACKRLLLAHAFDCGAQRVELKTHHLNLRSQNAIARLGAVREGVLRSHYATWTGQRRDTVMFSILRAEWPGVRQALDARLNSL from the coding sequence ATGCAGCTGGTGACGGCGATCCTGGAAGACGCCCATGTGTGCCTTGAACCCCTGATCGAGGGGCACCGGGAGGCGCTGCGCGCCCCGGCCGATGATCCCGATATCTGGGCCTTCATGACCCAGCGTGGCGACGGCGCGCATTTTGACGCTTGGTTTGACAAGATGCTCAGCGCCAGCGCCGGGCCCGGCCAAATCAGCCATGCGGTGATCGACGCGGCGTCCGGCAGCTGTGTGGGCCATACCGCCTTTCTGGAAATCAGCGCCAGCCATGCCCGGGCGGAGATCGGCTGGACATGGTACGGGGCCGGCGTCCGGGGCGGCGCGGTGAACCCGGCCTGCAAGCGGCTTTTGCTGGCTCACGCCTTCGATTGCGGGGCGCAGCGGGTGGAGCTCAAGACCCATCACCTGAACTTGCGCAGCCAGAACGCCATTGCCCGGCTGGGCGCGGTGCGCGAGGGCGTGCTGCGCAGTCATTACGCCACCTGGACCGGACAGCGGCGTGACACGGTGATGTTTTCCATCCTGCGCGCAGAATGGCCGGGCGTGAGGCAGGCCCTCGACGCCCGCCTTAATTCTCTTTGA